In Zunongwangia profunda SM-A87, the following proteins share a genomic window:
- a CDS encoding YicC/YloC family endoribonuclease: protein MIQSMTGFGKSVLQLPNKKITIEIKSLNSKNLDLNARIPSQYREKELIMRNTISSALKRGKVDFSLYVEQSGDETSASVNAETVKNYIKQMQDLNLPNIGSKHDIQLLEIAMRLPDALKTEREEIDETEFAEIEKALEEALAEINEFRTAEGAALEKDLKLRVSNIADLLNEIMQINPERVENVRERLRKGIEDLKENVDENRFEQELVYYIEKYDITEEEVRLKNHLSYFTETLDTEDSNGRKLGFIGQEMGREINTIGSKSNYAPMQQLVVQMKDELEKIKEQVLNVL, encoded by the coding sequence ATGATTCAATCAATGACAGGTTTTGGGAAAAGTGTACTCCAGCTTCCCAATAAAAAGATTACCATAGAGATTAAATCTTTAAATAGTAAAAATCTGGATTTAAATGCCAGAATCCCATCGCAATATCGTGAAAAAGAGTTGATAATGCGAAACACGATTTCTTCGGCTTTAAAACGCGGCAAGGTAGATTTCTCCCTTTATGTAGAACAATCTGGTGATGAAACATCGGCTTCTGTAAATGCAGAAACGGTAAAAAATTACATTAAGCAAATGCAGGATTTAAACTTGCCAAACATAGGCAGCAAGCATGATATCCAGCTTTTAGAAATTGCCATGCGCTTACCTGATGCCTTAAAAACGGAACGTGAGGAAATTGATGAAACCGAATTTGCTGAAATAGAAAAAGCCTTAGAAGAAGCGCTTGCTGAAATTAATGAATTTAGAACTGCCGAAGGTGCGGCTTTAGAAAAGGACCTCAAACTTCGCGTTAGCAATATTGCTGATTTGCTGAATGAAATTATGCAGATTAACCCGGAACGTGTAGAGAATGTGCGGGAACGTCTTCGTAAAGGAATTGAGGATTTAAAAGAAAATGTAGACGAAAATCGCTTTGAGCAGGAATTGGTATACTACATCGAAAAATACGACATCACAGAAGAAGAAGTTCGACTTAAAAACCACCTCTCTTATTTTACCGAAACACTGGATACAGAAGACAGCAACGGTAGAAAATTAGGATTTATTGGCCAGGAAATGGGGCGTGAAATTAATACCATCGGTAGTAAAAGTAACTATGCTCCAATGCAGCAACTGGTAGTACAAATGAAGGACGAGTTGGAAAAAATTAAAGAACAGGTCTTAAACGTACTATAA
- the nadD gene encoding nicotinate (nicotinamide) nucleotide adenylyltransferase codes for MNKKIGLFFGTFNPIHIGHVIIANHMAEFSDLDEVWLVVTPHNPHKKKSTLLDNHNRLDMVFMACEEFEHLQPSDVEFRLEQPNYTVKTLAHLQEKYPTNEFCLIMGEDNLKTFHKWKNYEVILDNHSLYVYPRKSGGKVENQFKDHPKITRVDAPVIEISATFIRDSIKEGKFIKPMLPAKVWEYVIHNNFYK; via the coding sequence ATGAATAAAAAAATCGGACTTTTCTTTGGAACATTTAACCCCATCCATATTGGGCATGTAATTATCGCAAACCATATGGCCGAGTTTTCAGACCTTGATGAAGTATGGCTGGTAGTGACTCCGCATAACCCCCATAAAAAGAAAAGTACGCTTTTAGATAATCATAACCGCCTGGATATGGTATTTATGGCCTGTGAAGAATTTGAGCATTTACAGCCCAGCGATGTAGAGTTTAGATTAGAGCAGCCTAATTATACGGTAAAAACCCTGGCACATCTTCAAGAAAAATATCCAACAAATGAGTTTTGCCTTATTATGGGGGAAGACAATCTAAAGACCTTCCATAAATGGAAAAATTATGAGGTAATTTTAGACAATCATTCGCTGTATGTATATCCAAGGAAATCCGGTGGAAAGGTCGAAAATCAATTTAAAGATCATCCAAAAATCACCCGCGTAGATGCTCCGGTTATAGAAATTTCTGCAACATTTATTCGGGATTCCATAAAAGAAGGTAAGTTTATAAAACCTATGTTACCGGCGAAAGTCTGGGAATACGTAATTCATAACAACTTTTATAAATAG
- the gmk gene encoding guanylate kinase, with protein sequence MKEGKLIVFSAPSGSGKTTIVRHLLKQDDLKLDFSISATSRAPRPNEIDGKDYYFLSLEDFKKKIKNDEFLEWEEVYRDNFYGTLKAEVERIWEKGKHVIFDIDVVGGLDIKKIYPEKTLAVFVKPPSIEELKIRLKKRKTESMDKINMRVAKASIELATAPQFDFIIENNDLEVALKEAHDLVADFIKK encoded by the coding sequence ATGAAAGAAGGGAAGCTAATTGTATTTTCAGCTCCGTCTGGTTCAGGCAAAACCACTATTGTTAGACATCTCTTAAAACAGGATGATTTAAAGCTTGATTTTTCCATCTCGGCAACCTCTCGTGCCCCCCGTCCTAACGAAATTGATGGTAAGGATTACTATTTCCTATCTTTAGAAGATTTTAAAAAGAAGATTAAAAACGACGAATTCCTGGAATGGGAAGAAGTTTATCGCGATAATTTTTACGGAACGCTAAAAGCTGAAGTGGAGCGAATTTGGGAAAAAGGAAAACACGTTATTTTTGATATTGATGTAGTGGGCGGTTTAGATATAAAAAAGATCTACCCTGAAAAAACCCTGGCTGTTTTTGTAAAACCACCGAGTATTGAAGAGTTAAAAATCAGGTTAAAAAAACGTAAAACTGAATCGATGGACAAAATCAATATGCGTGTGGCCAAAGCCAGTATCGAGCTTGCCACCGCACCGCAATTTGATTTTATAATCGAAAATAATGATCTGGAAGTCGCTTTAAAAGAAGCCCATGACCTGGTTGCAGATTTTATAAAAAAGTAA